GCTGCTTTACGTATGGCTGATCAAATAATGGATTCAAATAGTGTTGCTATGTTGGGTGATGCATCGTTACGTGCAACAGGCCTAAGTTTAGTTACAGAAGCAGGGCGAACAACAACAGCGGCAGCAATACATTTAAACCTTGGTAACAAAGCTAAGCTTAATTTTGCAGACTTGGACAGTGCTACAAGATCATTCTTGGAACGTTACGGGCTTGACAGTGACGCATGGGACAAAGTTCGTACTCATGGAATTGCTGATTACCACGGACGTAAAATGTTCAACAGCAAAAGCCTTATTGATGCAGCCAGAAATAACAATGATGACAGCCTATACGACATTGCAATTGCACTTGAGCAGGGCATAGTTACGGAACGATCATTTGGAACAATTACGTCCAGTCCACGAACAGAAGCAAGATTACTTGGTGAAAGTAGTGCTGGTAGCGTTCACGGTGAAGGCCGCCGAAGTTTCGCTATGTTCAAACGTTTCCCAATAACAGTCATTCACACACACTTAGCGCGTTACGTTGCAAGCAACCAAATCAACTGGAAAAAGCGTTCATCCTACTTGGGTGTATTTGCAGTTGCATTAACTTTGAATGGAATGGTTGCTGAGCAATTAAACCATATTGCGAACGGACGTGAGCCCGTAGAGTGGGATAGTAACTTATTGATGAAAGGGGCTGTACGTGGCGGCGCTATGGGCATTGTCGCAGATGCTATAGGCAAAGTGCACAACGGCAGACGTACACTTGATAGTGCGGACATTATGAGTTTTGTACTTGGTCCAATGGTATCCCAACCCGTTGAACTTGGCAGAAGCTTATTTGCACCCGCATTCAGCGACAAGGACAACAAAGCAGGCCAATTAGCAGGCAATATAACTAACTTTGCAGGGCGCAATACGCCATTTTTATCAAGTGCATTCTACACAAAATTATTGTTTAGAAGGCTGATCACTGAGCAGTTGGAAATGTTTTTCAATCCAAATGCAAGCAGACGACACAGCAAAACAGTTAAGCGCAACAGGAAAGAGGGACGCAAGTTTTGGTGGAAACCAGGGCAAGCCAAACCATCCTAAAATAATAAATACATATACATAGGAGGTTGGAATGAATGACAGTACCATTAGTTTCTACATACGACACATATACAGCAACAGCATTACAAGATACATTTACTTATAATTTTAAGATATTAGAAGAAGACTATATCTTAGTAACAATAGATGGAACGCTTAAGACTAAAACAGTTGATTACACAATAACAGGTGTAGGCAACGAAGGTGGTGGAACAATTGTTTTAACCACACCACTAACAGGCGGCGAAAGCGTTGTGCTTGAGCGAAGCACTGCAATTAGCAGAACAACAGACTTTGCAACAGCAGGCGCATATAAAGCAGTTGACGTTAACTATGCACTAGATAAAACAATATCAATAGTTCAAGAATCAGATGAACTAATTAATAGAGCACCACGCTTTGAGCGAGGCGAAGAGTTAACAGACCTAACATTACCAACCCCTACAGCAAACACAGTATTATCATATAATAGTGATGCAACTGCTATAGAAGCATCTACTACTATAAGTGAAATATCAAATGCACAAACATACGCAAATAATGCAAGTGGTTTTGCAGATACAGCAGAAACACATAAAAACAATGCAGCACTTGAAAAAGGTTATGCAGAGGAATGGGCTAACAAAGCAGAAGACAGTTTAGTTAGCGTTGCAGCAGGCGGCGACAATGTAGACGACTATTCAGCATTACACTTTTCAGCCAAAGCAAGCGAGTATGCATCTAATGCAAGCGCAAGTGCTACGGCGGCGGCAGCGGCGGCAAGTTCTAATTGGGCTAGCCAAGTTCTAAACGTTGCAAGTGCAGACAGTCCTATTGTCCCAACAGCAACAGAAAATGGTGCTTTGTACATTGTCACAATGGACGGCAATGTAGAGTTTGATTTATCTAGCATTGCAACACTAGGCGAGGGCTATCGCTTTGGCATATTGCGCAATGGTGCATCTAACAGCCTTACAATTACACCAGACGGAACAGACACAGTTAATGGCTTAGGCACATGGACAATTGATAGCAATAGTGAAACAGCACTTATTGTTGCAGACGACAACAGCCCTGATAATTGGGTGTACATCACACTAAGTCAAACAAGCGCGGGAACTGGTCTTACAAAGACTGGCTCAACAATGTCATTAGACGTTGAGTACATTCCAAGTGATATAGCATTTAAATGTGGTTATGACGGAGCGGGCCTAGAAACAGATGTAGCAGTACAAGAGTACGGGCACGTTATCCTAACAAGGGATATGACATTTGATGGTGTTGAAGCATACGCCGATACAGCACCAGCGGGCGCTAACTTACAATTTGATATTAAGAAGAACGGCGTTTCAATCTTTAGCACTGTTCCTGAAATAGACGCGGGATCAAATGCAGATGATGGCAACCACGTAATAGGCACAGCAACAGCAAGTGCAGGCGATAGGCTTACATTTGAAGTGTTGCAAGTTGGCAGTTCTACAGCGGGTAGTGGCGTACAGTTTTCCATTAAGGGACACTTATCATCAGCGGCAGCACCAAGCGGCGACGCACCTGTATACATTCCACAAGGGACAGTATCAGCACCCGCACTGTATTTCACAGGCGACAGTGACACAGGAATATACAGCGGCGGAAGTGGTGAAGTTTGTATTAGCGCAAATGGCACACAAGTCTTTTGCATTAACGACACAAACATATTCACCCACCAAACGGGTTGGAATGATTTAACAGCACCATTGAACGCTGCAAAGTTGGGTGGTGTTAATGATCCAAACTTTAAGGTTTTCCAAGGCGGTTTGTATGCGTATGCGTTTGATCCAAATACAGCGGAAGAAGTCTTTTTAGTATTCCACTTTGACCACGATATTAAACCGGGAAGTGATTTCTTTCCACACGTTCATTGGGCACCAGAAGACACCAACACTGGAACAGTTAGGTGGGGTATTGAATACAGCATTGCTAGAGGACATTCACAAGATGCCTTTAGCACACCAACAACTGTTTACATTGAACAAGCCGCAACAGGCACAGCGTATCAACACCAAGTAGCAGAACACGCAACGGGCGTTTCAATGGCTAACCTAGAGCCTGACACGTTGGTCATTGCGAGAATGTTCCGCGATGCTTCGCACGCTAACGACACTTATACAGGTGATGCGTTCGCGTTCATGGTGGACATGCATTACCAAACAGATAGGGAAGTTACTGTTAATCGCAGTCCTAACTTTTATGGAGCGTAATTAAATGGCTCCATACATGCTTACTCCACAAGAACTGTTTTCAATATTTTCTGAATTTAATTTGGAAAATGCAGCGTTGTTTGATGGCACATCAGGACACCTAACTTATAAGCCTGCCATTACTGGTGATCGTAGAATTGCAACGTACTCAACATGGGTACACTTAAATGGATACAACGGCGATCAAGAAACACTGTTCGAAGCATCAAGTGGCGGTGCAGGGCAACATATACGCCTATTCTTTTCAGGCGGAAATGACGGCGAGTTACGGCTCTATTTTGAAACTACAGGTTCAGACTATCGTTACTACGGATCAAACGAAAAGTTTAGAGACTTTAGCGGCTGGTATCACATTGTTCTTGTGCTGGACACAACAGAAGCAGTTGAAGCAGATAGGGCAAAACTTTATGTCAACAACAGACTAATAACTAAAACAACTGTTGGGTCTGCTGGTTCTTCAACACTAAGCCTTAATCAAGATTTAGCAATCAACAACACTGTAGATCATTATATCGGTAAGTATGGTTCAGTAAGTGCTTACATGAATGGTTATTTTGCAGACACAACACTTATTGATGGACAAGCACTAACACCTGATAACTTTGGTGAAACAAATACAAAGACAGGACAATGGCAAGCAAAGCAATTAGATAGCAGCATTGATTTAGGCTTAAACGGCTTTGTTCAAAAACATGCAGATGCAAATGATTTAGGTGCTTCACAAGACCGTGCAACAAATGTTTATGCAACGCTTAATCCATCAACAGCGGGTGCAAGTGCCAATACATTTACAAATGGTAATCGCACTTACAACGCCTCATCAGCATCAGCCCAATTACATGTTTATTCATCACTCATGCCACGAACAGGTAAGTGGTATTTGGAAGCAACCGCAAATGCAGCGAACGGTTGGTCCTTCCTTGTTTCAAACGGACCTACTAGCGGGTTTCCAAGTAATACAGATGTAGCGGGTTGGCATAGAACAACCGCGTTGAATGTTTATGACTTTTCTACATTTGTTCAAACTATGAGTTTTGCAACGGGTGATACCGTTCAAATGGCTATAGACATGGACAATGATGAGATTTGGTTTGGATGGTATGACGACAGCACATCTACACAAAACTGGTACGATAGTAGCGGCACAGCACGTTCTACAGATGAACCGGGCTTAGGCACTAACCCAACAATATCAGGAACAGATTTAAGTGGCATTAGTTGGGGTGTTGCTAGTCAAAACAGCCAAGATATTACAGTTAATATAAATGATAATGATCTTGTTAGACCTATACCAACAGGCTTTAGCACATTATCAACAAACAACTTACCAGCCGTTGATACAACAACAGTAGATGAACACTTTAAGACTGTTCTGTATGAAGGCAATGGAACAGTTATTGGTAGTGGCGGTAACGCTGTAACGGGTGTTGGTTTCCAACCTGATTTTGTTTGGATTAAAGAACGTAGCGGAGTTCAAAACCACAAAGTTTACGATAGTTTGCGCGGTGTTGGTTATCGTCTGAACACTGACCTTACAAGCGCAGACCAATATCAAGCTGAAGGTTTAGCAAGTTTTGACACAGATGGTTTTACCGTTGGTAATGATACAGCAGTAAACACAGCCTCTGACACGTATGTCGCATGGTGTGCATCATTACCAAGTGATGAAACAAATACCTCTGGTGATATTTCCGTAACGTGGAAATACAACGCCACATTAGGAATGGCTGTTGGAACGTATACGGGCTCTGGTACGGCTGGTGATACGCTAGGCTTGCCAACAATTAACGGCACTGCACCAGGGATGTTTACCGTTAAGAAGACAAGCGGTGTAGCAGGCTGGCCTACGTACCACAAAACTCTTGGCGGCACTCATCGTGTTTTCTTGAATTACCCAGATGCCTCCGCTGCTCAAACATCTATGTGGAATGATACGGCTCCAACATCATCAGTAATTACATTAGGTAATGATGCAGATGTAAACGGATCAAGTGAGACATATGTTGTAATTGTTTTTTGGAAAAGTGATTTCATAGACATTGGTTCTTACACTGGTAACGGTTCAACAGATGGACCGTTTGTGAACAGTGTAGACCCTGTTTGGTCCATGGTTAAAAATACAAACGCAGCACGTTCATGGAACATAATAGACACTATCAGAAGTCCATATAATTCAAGTGATGATGTGCTTGAAGCGGATACATCAACAGCAGAACAAAATGGTGTTTCAATATGGGGACGTGATTACACACCTTATGGAACAAAAATTGTTGCTTCACATGAAACAAGCAATGGTTCTGGTCACACACACGTCTATATCAACATTGGTGAACCTACCAAACGTGCAGCCTTGAAGGGTGCGAACTATCAAACAAATGGTGGTGTTGAACAGGTTAGTTCAAATCCATCAAATCCGGCTGCTACAATTAACGCTTTGAATTGTCCGCAGACATTAACAAATGGGAATAGAACATACACAGACGCCTCTCAATTTGCAGGCAGTAACAGCACTGCACAAGGTTCTCTTCTTATCAAGTCAGGTAAGTATTATTGGGAGGGCTATGTAGATGCAGTAGGCACATCATCAACAGTTGGATTTGGTATAACTAAACCTCAACCAAACACACACACAACAGCATTTCAGTTAGGCGGCGACACTACTTCTATTCGCTACATTGCATCAAATGGCGATTACCGCGTTAATGGATCAAACACAACTTACGGATCATCCTTTACAACAGGCGATGTAATTGGTGTAGCGGTTGATTATGACAGCGATCAAATCACATTCTATAAGAACAACGTTTCACAAGGCGTTATAAGTTTCACAATGCCAAGCGAAGGTGTTGTTCCAGGCTTTTACTTTGTTGATACACTTGGCGGCTCTATTACCGCACGTTTTGATGAAAGTGATTTTTCATACACACCACCAACAGGCTTTAATGCATTAACAACAGATAACATCACAGCCGTTAACGACAACATTGATAACCATTTCAAGACTGTGTTGCGTTCAGGTAATCAAACGGCAGGAACTGTTGCTACAGGATTAACGTCAACTGATTTTATATGGACGAAAAACCGCACGGCTGGTGCTGGCAATCATTTTATTTTTGATAGTGTGCGTGGAACAACAAAATATTTAAGTTCAAATAGCACAAACGCAGAAGCAACAGATACTAATAGTGTAACGGCATTTGGAACAGACAGTTACACAACAGGCAATTCAACAAACACAAATGCTACTGGCGTGACTTATGTAGACTGGTGTGCAAGCCTTCCAAGCGATGAAGTAAACACATCTGGAACAATATCTACAACGTGGAAATACAACAGCACGTTAGGTATGGCTACAGGTGTTTACACAGGTAATGGAACAGCGGGTGCAACATTAGGCTTGCCAACAATAAACGGTAAAGCGCCTTCTATGTTGCTTTGTAAATGTCGTTCAAACACTGGTGGCTGGCAGGTTTACCATAAAGACTTAACTAGTGCGACATACAGATTAGAACTAGATTCCACGGCTGCTGAAAGTTCTGCTTCAACTATATGGAACAGCACAGCACCAACAAGTTCTGTTGTTACTGTTGGCTCTGCGGCAGACACAAACGGTTCTGCTCGTACATACGTAATACACGCTTTTTGGGAAACAGACTTTTGTAAGATTGGAACATACGCTGGTAACAGTGACGACAAAACAGGCTTCATTAATTTAGGTGGTCGTCCAGTATGGTGGTTGAGCAAGTCGCACACTAATGCAGGGCAAGAGTGGCTTGTGTTTGATGAACAACGCAATACATACAATCCAGTTAACACAAAGTTGGAAGCACATAGTAGTGCAGCAGAAACAACATCAACAACGTTGTCTCATGACTTTACGGCTAACGGTATTTCGTTCCAGCAATCAAGTGCTAACGGAGCAATGAACTACGGCACAGGTTCACACAAATATATCTACCTAGCGTTCGTTCAACCAAACACAGCAAACGAGGTAAACGCACGTTGATAAAGTACATAAAATATTTGTTCAAAGTGTGTAACGAGCAGTCGTGCGGAATGTGCAGAATGTTGAATTGGTGCCCAATACAAAAGATCAAACTAACGGAGCGAAAGGAATGATGGATGTAGAGACAATCAAATGGGTTGTTGTTGTGCTTGTCTTTCTAGTTGCTGGCTTTGTAGGGCGTATATGTAGACGCATAGAAACACTTGAAAGCAATTATGCAAAACTTGAGGAGCGAAAGGAATGATGGATGTAGAGACAT
This sequence is a window from Magnetovibrio sp. PR-2. Protein-coding genes within it:
- a CDS encoding DUF7483 domain-containing protein, which gives rise to MAPYMLTPQELFSIFSEFNLENAALFDGTSGHLTYKPAITGDRRIATYSTWVHLNGYNGDQETLFEASSGGAGQHIRLFFSGGNDGELRLYFETTGSDYRYYGSNEKFRDFSGWYHIVLVLDTTEAVEADRAKLYVNNRLITKTTVGSAGSSTLSLNQDLAINNTVDHYIGKYGSVSAYMNGYFADTTLIDGQALTPDNFGETNTKTGQWQAKQLDSSIDLGLNGFVQKHADANDLGASQDRATNVYATLNPSTAGASANTFTNGNRTYNASSASAQLHVYSSLMPRTGKWYLEATANAANGWSFLVSNGPTSGFPSNTDVAGWHRTTALNVYDFSTFVQTMSFATGDTVQMAIDMDNDEIWFGWYDDSTSTQNWYDSSGTARSTDEPGLGTNPTISGTDLSGISWGVASQNSQDITVNINDNDLVRPIPTGFSTLSTNNLPAVDTTTVDEHFKTVLYEGNGTVIGSGGNAVTGVGFQPDFVWIKERSGVQNHKVYDSLRGVGYRLNTDLTSADQYQAEGLASFDTDGFTVGNDTAVNTASDTYVAWCASLPSDETNTSGDISVTWKYNATLGMAVGTYTGSGTAGDTLGLPTINGTAPGMFTVKKTSGVAGWPTYHKTLGGTHRVFLNYPDASAAQTSMWNDTAPTSSVITLGNDADVNGSSETYVVIVFWKSDFIDIGSYTGNGSTDGPFVNSVDPVWSMVKNTNAARSWNIIDTIRSPYNSSDDVLEADTSTAEQNGVSIWGRDYTPYGTKIVASHETSNGSGHTHVYINIGEPTKRAALKGANYQTNGGVEQVSSNPSNPAATINALNCPQTLTNGNRTYTDASQFAGSNSTAQGSLLIKSGKYYWEGYVDAVGTSSTVGFGITKPQPNTHTTAFQLGGDTTSIRYIASNGDYRVNGSNTTYGSSFTTGDVIGVAVDYDSDQITFYKNNVSQGVISFTMPSEGVVPGFYFVDTLGGSITARFDESDFSYTPPTGFNALTTDNITAVNDNIDNHFKTVLRSGNQTAGTVATGLTSTDFIWTKNRTAGAGNHFIFDSVRGTTKYLSSNSTNAEATDTNSVTAFGTDSYTTGNSTNTNATGVTYVDWCASLPSDEVNTSGTISTTWKYNSTLGMATGVYTGNGTAGATLGLPTINGKAPSMLLCKCRSNTGGWQVYHKDLTSATYRLELDSTAAESSASTIWNSTAPTSSVVTVGSAADTNGSARTYVIHAFWETDFCKIGTYAGNSDDKTGFINLGGRPVWWLSKSHTNAGQEWLVFDEQRNTYNPVNTKLEAHSSAAETTSTTLSHDFTANGISFQQSSANGAMNYGTGSHKYIYLAFVQPNTANEVNAR